A single region of the Lycium barbarum isolate Lr01 chromosome 2, ASM1917538v2, whole genome shotgun sequence genome encodes:
- the LOC132620129 gene encoding uncharacterized protein LOC132620129 has protein sequence MFQSFLYEEPSAITTTISVAAFAFVAFFGICEIIGKHLQFCKFCNVNTNCASHSNFLQLKLSSRIGMLILYTPSCLMGFASFLVFPHVGTRCMMLKSAVTIHFLKRVLEVLFVHKYSGAMVLVLGSVLIISSSYFMLVAFLIYIQHLIQGYREPQVDLKYVGLMIFFIGICGNFYHHYLLSKLRDKREQGYKIPQGGLFSMVICPHYLFEILDFLGISFISQISLSFSCVVGSTVYLMGRSYVTRKWYISKFKEFPNNVKALIPFVF, from the exons ATGTTTCAAAGCTTTTTGTATGAAGAGCCATCTGCAATCACCACAACAATATCTGTGGCGGCCTTTGCGTTTGTAGCCTTCTTTGGTATCTGTGAAATTATAGGGAAACATCTCCAGTTCTGCAAATTCTGCAATGTGAATACCAACTGTGCTTCCCATAGTAATTTTCTGCAGTTAAAACTATCAAGTAGAATTGGGATGCTTATACTGTATACCCCATCTTGTCTTATGGGCTTTGCTTCCTTTCTGGTCTTCCCACACGTTGGAACTAGGTGTATGATGCTTAAATCTGCTGTTACTATCCATTTCTTGAAAAGGGTTCTTGAG GTTCTATTTGTTCATAAATATAGTGGTGCGATGGTTCTTG ttcTTGGTTCGGTGCTCATAATTTCATCCTCCTATTTTATGTTGGTTGCATTCCTAATCTATATCCAACACTTAATTCAAGGATATAGAGAGCCACAAGTTGATCTAAAGTATGTTGGTTTAATGATATTTTTTATTGGAATATGTGGCAATTTTTATCACCATTACCTCCTTTCCAAGCTTAGAGACAAGAGAGAACAGGGCTATAAAATTCCCCAAGGTGGCCTTTTCAGTATGGTAATTTGCCCTCATTATCTTTTTGAAATTCTTGACTTCTTAGGGATTTCATTCATCTCCCAGATATCATTATCGTTTTCTTGTGTTGTGGGTTCAACTGTATACCTGATGGGAAGGAGCTATGTTACTAGAAAATGGTATATTTCTAAATTTAAAGAATTTCCAAACAATGTAAAGGCTCTTATTCCATTTGTTTTCTAG